In Lautropia mirabilis, one DNA window encodes the following:
- the dcd gene encoding dCTP deaminase, which yields MSIKSDRWIREMAEKHGMIEPFEPGQVRSVDGRRVVSYGTSSYGYDIRCAPEFKIFTNINSTIVDPKQFDEKNFVDFVGDVCIIPPNSFALARTVEYFRIPRNVLTICLGKSTYARCGIIVNVTPFEPEWEGYVTLEFSNTTPLPAKIYAGEGCAQVLFFESDEVCEVSYRDRGGKYQGQRGVTLPRA from the coding sequence ATGAGCATCAAATCAGACCGCTGGATCCGCGAAATGGCCGAGAAGCACGGCATGATCGAGCCCTTCGAGCCCGGCCAGGTCCGTTCCGTCGACGGCCGTCGCGTCGTCTCCTACGGCACCTCCAGCTACGGCTACGACATCCGCTGCGCGCCCGAGTTCAAGATCTTCACCAACATCAACAGCACCATCGTCGATCCCAAGCAGTTCGACGAGAAGAACTTCGTCGACTTCGTGGGCGATGTCTGCATCATCCCGCCCAACTCCTTCGCGCTGGCCCGCACGGTCGAGTACTTCCGCATCCCGCGCAACGTGCTCACCATCTGCCTGGGCAAGTCCACCTACGCGCGCTGCGGCATCATCGTCAACGTCACCCCCTTCGAGCCCGAGTGGGAAGGCTACGTGACGCTGGAGTTCTCCAACACCACGCCGCTGCCGGCCAAGATCTACGCCGGCGAGGGCTGCGCCCAGGTGCTGTTCTTCGAGTCCGACGAGGTCTGCGAGGTCTCGTACCGTGACCGTGGCGGCAAGTACCAGGGCCAGCGCGGCGTCACCCTGCCGCGCGCCTGA